One window of Bacillota bacterium genomic DNA carries:
- a CDS encoding tRNA guanosine(34) transglycosylase Tgt yields MAISFQVLHRSSETAARAGILRTPHAEIETPVFMPVGTQATVKTMTPEEVAGLGFRIILSNTYHLHLRPGEDIVREAGGLHRFMNWPHAILTDSGGFQVFSLAPLRKIEEDGVRFQSHIDGRPLFLSPEKSIAIQEALGADIIMAFDECIPYPSDYEYAKRSTERTLRWAARCLAAKTRSDQALFGIVQGGTYPELWDATARRLVEMGFPGFGIGGLSVGEPKPVMFRMLETATAALPEDKPRYLMGVGEPTDLVEGVARGVDMFDCVMPTRIARHGTIFTRRGPVTLRNAQYARDFSPLDPECDCYACRNYTRAYVRHLLRAGEVLGIRLTTWHNLAFMANLMEEIRAAIKADRFAEFRRRFWEQYAPERAAETTEAAAEETAQCAPGGRNAAGAVESRES; encoded by the coding sequence ATGGCCATCTCGTTCCAGGTGCTGCACAGAAGCTCGGAGACGGCGGCGCGCGCGGGGATCTTGCGCACGCCGCACGCCGAAATCGAAACGCCCGTCTTCATGCCCGTCGGCACGCAGGCCACCGTCAAGACGATGACGCCCGAAGAGGTGGCCGGCCTGGGGTTTCGCATCATCTTGTCCAACACATACCACTTGCACTTGCGCCCGGGCGAAGACATCGTCCGCGAGGCGGGCGGCTTGCACCGCTTCATGAACTGGCCGCACGCCATCCTCACCGACAGCGGGGGCTTTCAGGTGTTCAGCCTCGCGCCGCTGCGCAAGATCGAAGAAGACGGCGTGCGCTTTCAGTCGCACATTGACGGCCGGCCGCTGTTCCTCAGCCCGGAGAAGTCCATCGCCATCCAGGAGGCGCTGGGCGCCGACATCATCATGGCGTTCGACGAGTGCATCCCATATCCATCCGACTACGAGTACGCCAAGCGGTCGACCGAGCGGACGCTGCGCTGGGCCGCCCGGTGCCTGGCGGCCAAGACCCGCTCGGATCAGGCGCTGTTCGGCATCGTGCAGGGCGGGACGTACCCAGAGTTGTGGGATGCGACCGCCCGGCGGCTGGTGGAGATGGGCTTTCCCGGTTTCGGTATCGGCGGCCTCAGCGTGGGCGAGCCTAAGCCGGTCATGTTCCGGATGCTGGAGACCGCCACGGCGGCGCTGCCGGAGGACAAGCCGCGCTATCTGATGGGTGTCGGCGAGCCGACGGATTTGGTGGAGGGCGTGGCCCGCGGGGTGGACATGTTCGACTGCGTGATGCCCACGCGCATCGCGCGCCACGGCACCATCTTCACCCGCCGCGGTCCCGTGACGCTGCGCAACGCCCAGTACGCCCGGGATTTCTCGCCGCTGGACCCCGAGTGTGACTGCTACGCGTGCCGCAACTACACGCGCGCGTACGTGCGGCACTTGCTGCGGGCGGGGGAAGTGCTGGGCATCCGGCTGACGACGTGGCACAACCTCGCCTTTATGGCCAATCTGATGGAAGAGATACGCGCCGCGATCAAGGCGGATCGGTTCGCGGAGTTTCGGCGGCGGTTTTGGGAGCAGTACGCGCCCGAGAGAGCGGCGGAGACGACTGAGGCAGCGGCGGAGGAAACGGCCCAGTGCGCGCCGGGGGGAAGGAACGCCGCTGGCGCCGTCGAAAGCCGTGAGAGTTAG
- a CDS encoding tRNA preQ1(34) S-adenosylmethionine ribosyltransferase-isomerase QueA, with the protein MRTDDFDYELPEELIAQKPVEPRDASRLMVIDKRTGQWQHRIFRDLPEFLRPGDVLVRNNTRVLPARLRGRKMPTGGSVELLLLRRESFDTWEVMVKPGRRVQPGAVLVFGDGSLTAQVLERTSEGNRIVRFRSVGPLDKVLQEVGEIPLPPYIHEKLDDPERYQTVYATKAGSAAAPTAGLHFTPELLDRLAAMGVVLCDVTLHVGPGTFRPVKTEYVEDHRMHAEYYEVPEETAAALDAARREGRRIIAVGTTSARTLEAYASTRQAKGWTDLFIYPGYQWRLVDGLLTNFHLPRSSLLMLVSALLGRERTLAAYREAVAQRYRFFSFGDAMLIL; encoded by the coding sequence CTGCGCACGGACGACTTCGACTACGAGCTGCCCGAAGAACTCATCGCCCAGAAGCCCGTTGAGCCGCGCGACGCCAGCCGGCTGATGGTCATCGACAAGCGCACGGGGCAGTGGCAGCACCGGATCTTCCGGGACTTGCCGGAATTCCTGCGGCCGGGCGACGTGCTGGTCCGCAACAACACGCGCGTGCTCCCGGCCCGGCTGCGCGGCCGCAAGATGCCTACGGGCGGCAGCGTGGAGCTGCTCTTGCTGCGGCGCGAATCGTTCGACACGTGGGAAGTCATGGTCAAGCCCGGCCGCCGCGTGCAGCCGGGCGCGGTGCTCGTTTTCGGCGACGGATCCCTGACCGCGCAGGTGCTGGAGCGGACGTCCGAGGGCAACCGCATCGTGCGCTTCCGGTCGGTGGGCCCCCTCGACAAGGTGCTGCAGGAGGTCGGCGAAATCCCCCTGCCGCCTTACATCCACGAGAAGCTCGACGATCCCGAGCGGTACCAGACCGTGTACGCTACGAAAGCCGGGTCGGCCGCGGCGCCGACGGCGGGCCTCCACTTTACGCCGGAGCTGCTGGACAGGCTGGCCGCCATGGGCGTGGTGCTGTGCGATGTGACGCTGCACGTGGGCCCGGGCACGTTCCGCCCCGTCAAGACCGAATACGTCGAAGACCATCGCATGCACGCGGAATACTACGAAGTACCCGAGGAGACTGCGGCGGCTCTGGACGCGGCGCGCCGCGAGGGGCGCCGTATCATTGCCGTCGGCACCACCAGTGCGCGCACGCTGGAGGCCTACGCGTCGACCAGGCAGGCGAAAGGCTGGACCGATCTATTCATTTATCCCGGCTATCAATGGCGCCTCGTTGACGGGCTGCTGACCAATTTCCACCTGCCGCGCTCCAGCCTTCTCATGCTGGTCAGCGCGCTGCTGGGCCGGGAGCGGACGCTGGCGGCGTACCGCGAAGCGGTCGCCCAGCGGTATCGATTCTTCAGCTTCGGCGACGCGATGCTGATTCTGTGA
- a CDS encoding GTPase Era, translating to MSEKPFRSGYVALIGRPNVGKSTLVNALVGEKVAIVSDKPQTTRHRIRGVLTRPDAQIVFVDTPGLHKPRHLLGEYMAKAAQGAIPDVDIVLFVVDGAEGPRARDRWIAERLARVDKPIILVVNKLDAFGTVPPAEDEEGAPERPEPSPEELQELTARFGDERTARCVAPFLSLGSFEHVAPVSAVTGEGLDALVEALIARLPEGPKYYPDDWITDAPEQFMVAELIREQVLHNTEDEVPHSVAVVVEEMKRRPDRDLIDIRATIVVDRESQKGIIIGKQGSMLKRIGQAARMEIERLLGSQVHLDLWVKAKPGWRDRAGSLQELGFR from the coding sequence ATGAGCGAGAAACCGTTTCGTTCCGGGTATGTCGCGCTCATCGGCCGGCCCAACGTCGGCAAGTCCACTCTCGTCAACGCGCTGGTCGGAGAAAAGGTGGCCATCGTCTCCGACAAGCCGCAGACGACCCGCCACCGCATCCGGGGCGTGCTGACGCGGCCCGACGCGCAAATCGTGTTCGTCGACACGCCAGGGCTGCACAAGCCGCGGCACCTGCTGGGCGAGTACATGGCCAAGGCCGCGCAGGGGGCTATTCCGGACGTCGACATCGTCCTGTTCGTCGTGGACGGTGCCGAAGGGCCGCGCGCGCGGGATCGCTGGATCGCCGAGCGGCTGGCCCGCGTCGACAAGCCCATCATCCTCGTGGTGAACAAGCTGGACGCGTTCGGTACCGTGCCGCCCGCGGAGGACGAGGAAGGCGCCCCCGAGCGGCCGGAACCGAGTCCGGAGGAGCTTCAGGAGCTGACGGCCCGCTTCGGCGACGAGCGCACGGCCCGGTGCGTGGCGCCGTTCCTCAGCTTGGGGTCGTTCGAGCATGTGGCGCCGGTATCGGCCGTGACGGGCGAGGGCCTCGACGCGCTGGTGGAGGCGCTCATCGCGCGCCTCCCGGAGGGTCCCAAGTATTACCCCGACGACTGGATCACCGACGCCCCCGAGCAGTTCATGGTGGCCGAGCTCATCCGCGAGCAGGTGCTGCACAACACCGAAGATGAAGTGCCGCACTCGGTGGCCGTCGTCGTCGAGGAGATGAAGCGGCGGCCGGACCGGGATTTGATCGACATCCGGGCCACCATCGTCGTCGACCGGGAGAGCCAGAAGGGCATCATCATCGGCAAGCAGGGCTCCATGCTCAAGCGCATCGGCCAAGCAGCCCGCATGGAGATCGAACGGTTGCTGGGCAGCCAGGTCCACCTCGACTTGTGGGTGAAGGCGAAACCGGGCTGGCGGGACCGCGCCGGGTCGCTGCAGGAGCTGGGCTTCCGATGA